From one Streptomyces sp. SCSIO 30461 genomic stretch:
- a CDS encoding immune inhibitor A domain-containing protein: MTSNRRAIRASAIFVALAATGATASAFTVAQADGTNSPAGIERHDPAPGAAPEAGEKNHVDHDLDGPFSKQQEQERKAALERVLSGDATVQRRGQSQVVKLGKKKYVELGREKTDKIFTILVEFGDKVDDTTMFDPDGDGPEPAVKKYGGTAGPLHNKIAQPDRKVDNSTAWQKDYNRAHFQDLYFGKGKDKKGNTKHSLKTYYERASSGRYSVEGTVSDWVKVEYNEARYGSNYCGQSNCSNVWDAVKDGVNAWTADQKAKGKSDAEIKKQLSEYDKWDRYDFDGDGEFNEPDGYIDHFQIVHAGEDESAGGGAEGENALWAHRWYAYGTNAGKTGPDNNRAGGTQIGTSGIWVGDYTMQPENGGLGVFAHEYGHDLGLPDLYDTNGGDNSTGFWSLMSSGSWLGTGKDSIGDMPGEMDAWSKLQLGWLNYTKATAGKNSTHKLGVAAYNTKNPQALVVELPKKKKTTSVVAPAEGSKQWWSDMGDDLKNTLTRSVDLTGKSKASLELSGWWDIEADYDYLYTEVSTDGGATWTSIDGTADGKAITRDASDAPALTGVSGAYKKLAYSLDAYAGKKVDVRFRYQTDGGAGGKGFAADAITVNADGAALFSDGAEGDDAGWTAKGFSRIGESFTNEYEQYYLAENRQYVSYDGTLKVGPYNFGFKAPKDGWVEHYPYQNGLLIWKWDLSQKDNNTSQHPGEGLILPVDANATPLKWADGTLMRNRIQSFDSTFSTYRSDTVTLHKADVERRIGSHAGNPVFDDGKGVYWYKENPAAGVQVTDTNTRISIVKEPKSGETITVKVGPSKK; the protein is encoded by the coding sequence ACCACGACCTCGACGGTCCGTTCAGCAAGCAGCAGGAGCAGGAGCGCAAGGCGGCTCTGGAGCGCGTGCTGTCCGGCGACGCGACCGTGCAGAGGCGCGGTCAGTCGCAGGTCGTCAAGCTCGGCAAGAAGAAGTACGTCGAGCTCGGGCGTGAGAAGACCGACAAGATCTTCACGATCCTGGTGGAGTTCGGCGACAAGGTCGACGACACCACGATGTTCGACCCGGACGGCGACGGCCCGGAGCCCGCGGTCAAGAAGTACGGCGGCACCGCCGGTCCGCTGCACAACAAGATCGCCCAGCCGGACCGCAAGGTCGACAACTCCACGGCCTGGCAGAAGGACTACAACCGGGCCCACTTCCAGGACCTGTACTTCGGCAAGGGCAAGGACAAGAAGGGCAACACCAAGCACTCGCTGAAGACCTACTACGAGCGTGCTTCCTCCGGCCGTTACTCGGTCGAGGGCACCGTCTCGGACTGGGTCAAGGTCGAGTACAACGAGGCCCGCTACGGCTCGAACTACTGCGGCCAGTCGAACTGCTCCAACGTCTGGGACGCGGTCAAGGACGGCGTCAACGCCTGGACCGCCGACCAGAAGGCCAAGGGCAAGTCCGACGCCGAGATCAAGAAGCAGCTGTCCGAGTACGACAAGTGGGACCGCTACGACTTCGACGGTGACGGCGAGTTCAACGAGCCCGACGGCTACATCGACCACTTCCAGATCGTCCACGCGGGCGAGGACGAGTCGGCCGGTGGCGGCGCCGAGGGCGAGAACGCCCTGTGGGCCCACCGCTGGTACGCCTACGGCACCAACGCGGGCAAGACCGGTCCGGACAACAACCGCGCCGGCGGTACCCAGATCGGCACGTCCGGCATCTGGGTCGGCGACTACACCATGCAGCCCGAGAACGGCGGCCTCGGTGTCTTCGCCCACGAGTACGGCCACGACCTCGGTCTGCCGGACCTGTACGACACCAACGGCGGCGACAACTCCACCGGCTTCTGGTCCCTGATGTCCTCCGGTTCCTGGCTGGGCACCGGCAAGGACAGCATCGGCGACATGCCGGGCGAGATGGATGCCTGGAGCAAGCTCCAGCTCGGCTGGCTGAACTACACCAAGGCCACGGCGGGCAAGAACTCCACCCACAAGCTGGGTGTGGCGGCGTACAACACCAAGAACCCGCAGGCTCTGGTCGTCGAGCTGCCCAAGAAGAAGAAGACCACCTCCGTCGTGGCGCCCGCCGAGGGCTCCAAGCAGTGGTGGAGCGACATGGGTGACGACCTCAAGAACACCCTCACACGCTCCGTGGACCTCACGGGCAAGTCCAAGGCTTCGCTGGAGCTCTCGGGCTGGTGGGACATCGAGGCCGACTACGACTACCTCTACACGGAGGTGTCGACGGACGGTGGCGCCACCTGGACCTCGATCGACGGTACGGCCGACGGCAAGGCGATCACCCGTGACGCCAGCGACGCCCCGGCGCTGACCGGTGTCTCGGGCGCGTACAAGAAGCTCGCCTACTCGCTGGACGCCTACGCCGGCAAGAAGGTCGACGTCCGCTTCCGCTACCAGACGGACGGCGGCGCGGGCGGCAAGGGCTTCGCGGCCGACGCGATCACCGTCAACGCCGACGGTGCCGCGCTGTTCTCGGACGGTGCCGAGGGCGACGACGCCGGCTGGACCGCGAAGGGCTTCTCCCGCATCGGCGAGTCCTTCACCAACGAGTACGAGCAGTACTACCTTGCCGAGAACCGCCAGTACGTCTCGTACGACGGCACTCTCAAGGTCGGCCCGTACAACTTCGGCTTCAAGGCGCCGAAGGACGGCTGGGTCGAGCACTACCCGTACCAGAACGGTCTGCTGATCTGGAAGTGGGACCTGTCCCAGAAGGACAACAACACCAGCCAGCACCCGGGCGAGGGTCTGATCCTTCCGGTCGACGCCAACGCCACCCCGCTGAAGTGGGCCGACGGCACGCTGATGCGCAACCGCATCCAGTCGTTCGACTCGACCTTCAGCACCTACCGCTCGGACACCGTCACGCTGCACAAGGCTGATGTCGAGCGCCGCATCGGCTCGCACGCGGGCAACCCGGTGTTCGACGACGGCAAGGGTGTCTACTGGTACAAGGAGAACCCGGCCGCTGGTGTGCAGGTTACTGACACCAACACCCGGATCTCGATCGTCAAGGAGCCGAAGTCCGGCGAGACGATCACCGTGAAGGTTGGCCCTTCCAAGAAGTAG